One Idiomarina loihiensis L2TR genomic window carries:
- a CDS encoding SDR family NAD(P)-dependent oxidoreductase: MKVLITGASSGIGRQLALDYAADGNDVVVCGRNNDALSEVQKQYPEKITCSAFDITNKESAKSALAQINGIDVAILCAGVCEYLDVKAFDADMFERVFKVNVFGTMNCVEALLPQFNDSARLVIVDSLARLLPFTRAQAYGGSKAAMHYIARGLEVDLKSQGIKVQTVSPGFVKTPMTDANDFEMPMRVDVEFASKAIIKGINKNKRDIAFPWLFSSLLKLMSILPEGLQVKLSEQMARKQSS; encoded by the coding sequence ATGAAAGTCTTAATTACTGGAGCTTCATCAGGTATTGGGCGCCAGCTGGCTCTGGATTATGCAGCTGACGGCAATGACGTTGTTGTGTGCGGAAGAAATAACGACGCGTTGTCAGAGGTACAAAAACAATACCCTGAAAAAATAACCTGCAGCGCCTTTGATATTACCAACAAAGAATCGGCGAAAAGTGCTTTAGCACAAATTAACGGTATTGATGTCGCCATACTGTGCGCGGGCGTGTGTGAATACCTCGACGTTAAAGCGTTCGATGCCGACATGTTCGAGCGTGTGTTTAAAGTGAATGTATTCGGCACAATGAATTGCGTGGAAGCCTTGCTTCCTCAGTTCAATGACTCAGCGCGTCTGGTCATTGTTGACAGTCTGGCGAGACTTCTCCCGTTTACCCGGGCTCAGGCTTATGGCGGTTCGAAAGCGGCAATGCACTATATTGCCCGGGGACTGGAAGTTGATTTGAAATCTCAGGGAATCAAAGTTCAAACCGTATCACCCGGGTTTGTGAAAACACCAATGACTGATGCCAATGATTTTGAAATGCCAATGCGCGTTGACGTTGAATTTGCGTCGAAGGCAATAATAAAAGGTATTAATAAAAACAAACGGGACATCGCATTTCCGTGGCTATTTAGTAGCCTTCTGAAGTTAATGTCTATTTTGCCGGAAGGCTTACAAGTGAAACTATCAGAACAAATGGCAAGGAAGCAGTCGTCATGA
- a CDS encoding nuclear transport factor 2 family protein gives MDNSELVEKLKEFYDELKTENLDDLDELYHDEISFTDPIQHVVGLDDFRKYLKHTMENVEYCHFAFDDECVGEEQAFLTWQMRYAHPKLANGMEIILPGVSYLTFEDGKIREQRDYYDLGAMLYEHVPLVGYVIDKIKNRLTDE, from the coding sequence ATGGATAACAGTGAATTAGTCGAAAAACTCAAAGAGTTCTACGATGAGCTGAAAACCGAAAACCTTGATGATCTGGATGAGTTATACCATGACGAAATTTCGTTTACTGATCCAATACAACATGTCGTCGGGCTGGACGACTTTCGCAAGTATCTAAAACACACAATGGAAAACGTTGAGTATTGTCACTTTGCCTTTGACGATGAATGCGTTGGGGAAGAGCAGGCGTTCCTTACATGGCAGATGCGTTACGCACACCCCAAGCTCGCCAATGGCATGGAAATTATTCTGCCGGGAGTTTCGTATTTAACCTTTGAAGACGGCAAAATCAGAGAACAAAGAGATTATTACGATCTCGGCGCAATGCTTTATGAACACGTACCGCTAGTCGGCTATGTCATTGATAAAATTAAAAATAGGCTAACAGACGAATGA
- the phrB gene encoding deoxyribodipyrimidine photo-lyase, translating to MREAIWFRSDLRILDNPAVFSACHGDEPPLAIFFVCHETWKSHDWAPIKVDFIWRNLECLQQDLAEKGIELQVQLVPKFSQVPGALRSFCRENKIARVHINAEYALDEKRRDAATNAVLSNDDIELVSHHGNLLVSPGEVRTQQGDYYKKFTPFNRRWRQVLSEKTYSEPLQIKSYSRVTAKGLPECPLGRKDSSDWSAGEQQVLGKLGQFVGHSVDDYQQARDLPAENGTSQLSAYLAQGVIGPQTAVRALHKFSPEFPFGLASGADTWLTELAWREFYQHLMYFVPRLSKGESFQSETDSIQWLEDDDAFQRWCDGRTGYPIVDAGMRQLTSTGWMHNRLRMITANFLVKDLLVDWRKGEAFFMQHLIDGSFPANNGGWQWSASVGTDAVPYFRVFNPVKQSEKFDPDGQYIRKWVEELKEVPTKYIHWPHSWLQQQSSNNYCDPMVEHKFARERFLTTFKQVKNG from the coding sequence ATGCGAGAAGCAATTTGGTTTCGTAGTGATTTAAGAATTTTAGACAACCCGGCCGTGTTTTCTGCATGCCACGGCGATGAGCCACCCTTGGCTATATTTTTTGTGTGCCACGAAACCTGGAAAAGCCATGACTGGGCACCGATAAAAGTTGACTTTATTTGGCGAAACTTAGAATGCCTGCAGCAGGATTTAGCCGAAAAGGGCATTGAACTGCAAGTGCAGTTAGTACCCAAATTCAGTCAGGTTCCAGGGGCTTTACGATCCTTTTGTCGGGAAAATAAAATTGCCCGGGTACATATTAATGCGGAATATGCGCTGGATGAAAAGCGTAGAGACGCGGCTACCAATGCGGTACTAAGCAATGATGATATTGAACTGGTTTCGCATCATGGTAACTTGTTGGTGTCGCCCGGAGAGGTCAGAACACAACAAGGTGACTACTACAAAAAGTTCACGCCTTTTAACCGGCGGTGGCGACAAGTATTAAGCGAAAAAACTTACAGCGAACCGCTGCAAATTAAATCTTATTCTCGAGTTACCGCAAAAGGCCTGCCTGAATGCCCGTTGGGGAGAAAAGATTCGTCTGACTGGAGTGCCGGCGAGCAACAAGTTTTGGGGAAACTGGGTCAATTCGTTGGCCACAGCGTTGATGATTATCAACAAGCCCGAGACTTGCCGGCTGAAAACGGAACCTCACAACTTTCCGCTTATTTGGCGCAGGGCGTTATCGGACCGCAGACGGCTGTCCGGGCATTACACAAGTTTTCGCCGGAGTTTCCGTTTGGGCTTGCTTCCGGGGCTGATACCTGGCTTACGGAACTGGCGTGGAGAGAGTTCTATCAGCATTTAATGTACTTTGTGCCGCGTTTATCAAAAGGTGAGAGCTTTCAGTCTGAAACTGACAGCATTCAGTGGTTAGAGGACGATGACGCTTTCCAACGCTGGTGTGATGGCCGAACCGGGTATCCAATTGTTGACGCCGGAATGCGTCAATTGACATCAACCGGATGGATGCACAACCGCTTAAGAATGATTACAGCTAATTTTCTGGTAAAAGATCTATTAGTGGATTGGCGAAAAGGTGAAGCCTTTTTCATGCAGCATTTAATTGACGGGAGCTTTCCGGCAAACAATGGCGGCTGGCAATGGAGTGCTTCGGTCGGAACTGACGCCGTTCCATATTTTCGTGTTTTTAATCCGGTTAAGCAAAGTGAGAAATTTGATCCTGACGGGCAGTACATTCGTAAATGGGTAGAGGAACTTAAGGAAGTACCAACAAAGTATATTCACTGGCCTCATAGTTGGCTTCAGCAACAAAGCAGTAATAACTATTGCGACCCCATGGTCGAGCACAAGTTTGCTCGTGAACGATTCCTAACAACGTTTAAGCAGGTGAAAAATGGATAA
- a CDS encoding YbgA family protein, with protein sequence MVKLKVGISSCLMGDEVRFDGGHKKSAFCVDELSRHIELVRFCPEVGIGMPVPRPTIRLEQHDDVQAVVPKTGENVTSQLAAFADKVQVKVEQLSGYILCAKSPSCGIERVKLYDPETGHEQKAGMGIFAARLKEKNPALPLEEDGRLNDPHLRENFVMRVYVFSQWKEMTQKLSKHQLLQFHQRCKLLLLAHNQQRYRELGKRLGEQESIDSAFAEQYIIDVMDALSKPASRKNHTNVLQHIQGYFKADLAHERREELSDIILQYHDGILPLMSPLTLIRHYLREFPKEYLEGQWYLTPYPDDLKLRYGL encoded by the coding sequence ATGGTAAAGTTAAAAGTGGGTATTAGTTCCTGTTTAATGGGCGACGAGGTCCGGTTTGACGGGGGACACAAGAAGTCCGCATTCTGTGTTGATGAATTAAGTCGACACATTGAACTGGTACGGTTTTGCCCGGAAGTTGGTATTGGAATGCCGGTGCCAAGACCGACTATTCGCCTTGAGCAACATGACGATGTACAGGCGGTAGTGCCCAAAACCGGTGAAAATGTTACGTCACAGCTAGCTGCCTTTGCCGATAAGGTTCAGGTTAAAGTAGAGCAGTTAAGCGGTTACATTCTATGCGCAAAATCTCCCAGCTGCGGTATAGAGCGGGTCAAGTTATATGATCCGGAAACCGGGCATGAACAAAAAGCTGGAATGGGAATTTTTGCCGCGCGGCTTAAAGAAAAGAATCCCGCTTTGCCTTTAGAAGAAGATGGCCGGCTCAATGACCCGCATTTACGTGAAAACTTTGTGATGCGGGTTTACGTGTTTAGTCAATGGAAAGAAATGACGCAGAAACTGTCCAAACATCAGCTTTTGCAGTTTCACCAACGCTGCAAGCTACTTTTGTTAGCCCATAATCAGCAACGTTACCGCGAGTTGGGGAAACGTCTGGGGGAACAGGAAAGCATCGACAGTGCCTTTGCGGAGCAATATATCATTGATGTGATGGACGCTTTATCAAAACCGGCGTCGCGTAAGAACCACACCAATGTGCTTCAACATATCCAGGGTTATTTTAAAGCGGATCTCGCCCATGAAAGACGAGAAGAGCTGAGTGATATCATTCTCCAGTATCACGATGGCATTCTCCCTCTGATGTCCCCTCTAACGTTAATACGACATTATTTGCGCGAGTTTCCGAAAGAATATTTAGAAGGGCAATGGTATCTGACGCCATATCCCGATGATTTAAAATTACGTTATGGGCTGTAG
- a CDS encoding LON peptidase substrate-binding domain-containing protein: MQQYQQLQLFPLTSHIMPGGRMKLKVFEPRYTRLVKECLQNNSEFVVAMFNNEHATTSSDYLLPYATTVKIIDFEPRDDGLLGITVEGKSRVRIDEHWSESDKLRFGKIEYLENWPELSLDNAADKLKTRLQEAFETYPELSELLPDLGYEKLDWVCSRWLEILPLDVYTKQELIRCESCLKAKEYLLDLIR; the protein is encoded by the coding sequence ATGCAGCAGTATCAGCAGTTACAGCTATTCCCGCTTACCTCGCATATAATGCCGGGCGGACGCATGAAATTGAAGGTGTTCGAGCCGCGCTACACCAGGCTGGTAAAAGAGTGTCTGCAAAATAACAGTGAGTTTGTGGTGGCCATGTTTAACAACGAACATGCAACGACATCAAGCGATTACCTTCTTCCTTACGCCACCACAGTAAAGATTATTGATTTTGAACCAAGAGATGATGGCCTACTCGGTATAACCGTTGAAGGGAAAAGTCGGGTTCGTATTGACGAGCATTGGTCTGAAAGCGATAAATTAAGGTTTGGGAAAATAGAGTACCTCGAAAACTGGCCTGAACTTTCTCTGGATAACGCAGCCGATAAACTCAAGACTCGATTACAGGAAGCTTTCGAGACCTACCCGGAACTTTCCGAGTTGTTACCTGATCTCGGCTACGAGAAACTTGACTGGGTTTGTTCAAGGTGGCTTGAAATACTGCCTCTGGACGTCTATACAAAACAAGAGCTGATAAGATGCGAAAGTTGTCTAAAAGCAAAAGAATATCTGTTAGACTTAATTCGTTAA